One stretch of Aquimarina sp. Aq107 DNA includes these proteins:
- a CDS encoding tetratricopeptide repeat protein: MTFSKVYFFQIRLYQYKTSLIVCIILGLFLSPNSFYGFQKLEKVDSLRNLINTNSRENAEKVDLLNTIGFEYWIVDANQSINFGKEALRISKKIGYSKGHARANRIIGVAYWAQGHLNKALTYLNTSYKLYSNIEDQVGLANTKLNIGMVYADLKEYTKALNFYEEAINEFTALGLKGRIATTFSKIGTILIEQQKDEEALRYLTDALRMHTDTNFTYGIAEAHNKLGILYLHKNEIEQAYYHIRKSMDLGNKVNDIDGLTNNHIIHGKILRLSNKLDEAAIEIQKGLTSAKENKLKKYELFAYEELKEIKKLQAKPEEALAYYDKFIFLRDSLLNLEKSKQIAYLEFENQLEGKDKELVALKEQEKKDDLIQLILFLSVVIISIFGGVIYFISRQRTKKSKLLALKNRELLESEHALTQKELENLALKQQELQQQLDFKNKELSSYALNFIKKNEIVQQLQETIQKIKKSSSIEKQQLITDLNKIIRKNLSIDKDWEDFSRFFEDAHQGFYVRLKSKHPDLSSNDLKICSLIRLNLNIKETASILGISPESVKTARYRLRKKIELDPKQEILTYLLQLEQ; encoded by the coding sequence ATGACTTTTTCTAAAGTTTACTTTTTTCAAATCAGACTGTATCAATATAAAACAAGTCTAATAGTTTGTATTATCCTAGGACTTTTTTTATCACCTAATTCTTTCTATGGGTTTCAGAAATTAGAAAAGGTCGATAGTCTTCGTAATTTAATAAATACAAATAGTAGAGAGAATGCAGAAAAGGTAGATTTGCTTAATACCATAGGTTTTGAGTATTGGATTGTGGATGCAAATCAGTCTATTAATTTTGGAAAAGAAGCATTGCGTATATCTAAAAAAATTGGATATAGTAAAGGTCATGCTAGAGCAAACCGAATAATCGGAGTAGCTTACTGGGCACAAGGACATTTAAATAAGGCTTTGACCTACCTCAATACATCCTATAAATTATATAGTAATATAGAGGATCAAGTAGGGTTAGCAAATACAAAACTCAATATAGGGATGGTATATGCTGATCTCAAAGAATATACAAAAGCATTAAATTTTTATGAAGAAGCAATTAATGAATTTACTGCTTTAGGTTTAAAAGGGAGAATAGCAACCACATTTAGCAAAATAGGAACTATTCTTATAGAGCAACAAAAAGATGAAGAAGCACTAAGGTATCTTACAGATGCATTGCGGATGCATACGGATACCAATTTTACCTATGGGATAGCAGAAGCGCATAATAAATTGGGAATATTATACCTTCATAAAAACGAAATAGAGCAGGCCTATTACCATATAAGAAAGTCGATGGATCTTGGTAATAAAGTCAATGATATTGATGGGTTAACTAATAATCATATAATTCACGGGAAAATTTTAAGATTATCAAACAAACTTGATGAAGCTGCAATCGAAATTCAAAAGGGATTGACATCTGCAAAAGAGAATAAACTGAAAAAATATGAACTATTTGCATATGAAGAATTAAAGGAAATCAAAAAATTACAAGCTAAACCAGAAGAAGCTTTGGCTTATTATGATAAATTTATTTTTCTTAGAGATTCTCTTTTAAATTTAGAAAAGTCAAAACAAATTGCTTACCTAGAATTCGAGAACCAGTTAGAAGGAAAAGATAAAGAATTAGTAGCGCTTAAGGAACAAGAAAAGAAAGATGATTTAATTCAATTGATTTTATTTCTAAGTGTTGTTATTATATCAATATTTGGAGGTGTTATCTATTTTATAAGTAGACAACGAACCAAAAAAAGTAAACTATTAGCTTTAAAAAATCGAGAACTTCTAGAGTCAGAACATGCACTTACTCAGAAAGAATTAGAGAACTTAGCTTTAAAACAACAAGAATTGCAACAGCAATTAGATTTTAAGAATAAAGAACTTTCTTCATATGCACTTAATTTTATAAAGAAAAATGAAATTGTTCAGCAATTACAAGAAACTATTCAGAAAATTAAAAAATCCTCTTCTATTGAAAAGCAACAGTTAATTACAGATCTCAATAAGATAATTAGAAAGAACCTAAGTATTGATAAGGATTGGGAAGATTTTAGTCGATTTTTTGAGGATGCACATCAAGGGTTTTATGTTAGATTAAAATCAAAACATCCAGATTTAAGTTCGAATGATTTAAAAATTTGTAGTTTAATTAGGTTAAATCTTAACATAAAAGAGACTGCTAGTATTTTGGGGATATCTCCCGAAAGTGTAAAAACTGCTAGATATCGTCTTCGTAAAAAAATAGAATTAGATCCTAAACAAGAAATTCTCACCTATTTATTACAGTTAGAGCAGTAA
- a CDS encoding alpha/beta fold hydrolase, producing MKPNTRYIKSGEVNIAYQVFGSGTVDLVYIPGWISNIDYMWDCPELVNFLQELGKIGRVILFDKRGTGLSDRIATFPTLEERMDDIRAVMDAVGSEKAVLFGHSEGGSVSALFAATYPERTISLVSFGIFAKRVYSSDYPWAPTNEERQEVYDMIENNWGSGDMNLEALAPSKANDKKFMDWLASYFRSGASPGAAMMLTKLNTQIDIIDILGSINVPTLILQRTHDIDVKIEEGRFIAERISGAKFVELEGNDHLFWVGDTERVLQEIRTFVLDIKPKPVYEKKLYTFMVGHIRTPINRDNELHKLIRECVARYGGNVVIYGKNTFTLTFEGPSTAIYCSSELLEIVKSTNAQISIGVDIKECSIKNCICEETEDFVTLVTKQSTPNQIIVTQTVKNLLIGVNMSFIPYETIFKTELGISLILFKATQNLPIKTNAINQNKSPYQDSFLQKVIQNINHHLSNDYYGVTMLCTEVGVSERQLQRKLKASTNMSPNQLISSIRLNRAKELIIGRQNTIAEIAFQTGFSSPSYFSKRFKKQFAISPSELVS from the coding sequence ATGAAACCTAATACTAGATATATAAAAAGTGGCGAAGTAAATATTGCTTATCAGGTTTTTGGATCTGGAACTGTAGATTTGGTATATATTCCTGGATGGATCTCAAATATTGATTATATGTGGGATTGTCCAGAACTTGTTAACTTTTTACAAGAATTAGGAAAAATTGGAAGAGTAATTTTATTTGATAAAAGAGGGACAGGTCTTTCTGATCGTATTGCTACATTTCCCACGTTAGAGGAAAGAATGGATGATATCAGAGCAGTAATGGATGCTGTTGGATCCGAAAAAGCTGTATTATTTGGTCATTCCGAAGGAGGTTCTGTATCGGCTCTCTTTGCCGCTACTTATCCTGAACGGACTATTTCTCTAGTTTCTTTTGGGATATTTGCCAAAAGAGTTTATAGCTCAGATTATCCATGGGCACCTACTAATGAGGAACGCCAAGAGGTGTATGATATGATCGAAAATAATTGGGGGAGTGGGGATATGAATCTCGAGGCACTTGCCCCTTCTAAGGCTAATGATAAAAAATTTATGGATTGGTTGGCTAGTTATTTTAGGTCAGGAGCAAGTCCCGGTGCTGCTATGATGTTGACAAAATTAAATACACAAATTGACATAATAGATATTTTAGGTTCCATTAATGTACCTACTCTTATATTACAGCGTACGCACGATATTGATGTAAAGATTGAAGAAGGAAGATTTATAGCCGAACGTATTTCAGGAGCAAAGTTTGTAGAGTTAGAAGGAAATGATCACCTCTTTTGGGTAGGTGATACGGAACGGGTTCTTCAGGAAATAAGGACATTTGTTTTGGATATAAAACCTAAACCTGTTTATGAAAAAAAACTGTATACTTTTATGGTTGGACATATACGTACTCCAATAAACCGAGATAATGAATTACATAAACTCATAAGAGAATGTGTAGCTAGATATGGAGGAAATGTAGTGATATATGGTAAAAATACGTTTACATTAACTTTTGAAGGGCCTAGTACAGCAATCTATTGTAGTTCAGAATTATTGGAAATTGTTAAGAGCACCAATGCACAGATATCCATTGGGGTTGATATTAAGGAATGTTCTATAAAAAATTGTATTTGTGAAGAAACAGAAGATTTCGTAACCTTAGTAACGAAACAGAGTACACCTAATCAAATTATAGTAACTCAGACGGTAAAGAATTTATTAATAGGAGTGAATATGAGCTTCATACCTTATGAAACAATTTTTAAAACTGAATTGGGAATTTCTTTAATACTTTTTAAGGCAACTCAAAATCTTCCGATAAAAACGAATGCAATTAATCAAAATAAATCTCCCTATCAAGATTCTTTTTTACAAAAAGTGATTCAAAATATTAATCATCATTTAAGCAATGATTATTATGGTGTAACAATGCTTTGTACCGAAGTAGGGGTAAGTGAACGACAATTGCAACGTAAACTTAAGGCAAGTACTAATATGTCTCCTAATCAGCTAATTTCTTCAATTCGTTTAAATCGAGCAAAGGAATTGATTATTGGTCGACAGAATACCATTGCGGAGATCGCTTTTCAGACTGGATTTTCTAGTCCGTCATATTTTTCTAAACGTTTTAAAAAACAATTTGCTATTAGTCCATCAGAGTTAGTTAGTTAA
- a CDS encoding N-acetylmuramoyl-L-alanine amidase yields the protein MKATSIIKHEKNFFDTGRDSAGKEFLLTRKEVPIQGALEMMSYTQCRPKNGDSSFYVQEKHTKKQIVLHYTAGYLKGDIAALSKPNYRVSVPFIIARNGTILNMWSSAYWAYHLGSKAVGGNTKGGKRTIGIEMSNIGFLKRIGDQLVTVYNDTDVYCHISETKFYRKLDIPFRGEQYFATYTAKQYKSLLVLLRYLTSEYDIPTTFLPEDKRYDIVAEEELVNFKGITSHVNYRSTGKWDIGPAFDWSLIINGLHDS from the coding sequence ATGAAGGCAACTAGTATAATCAAACATGAGAAAAACTTTTTTGATACCGGTCGAGATTCAGCTGGAAAAGAATTTTTATTAACTCGTAAAGAGGTTCCGATTCAAGGTGCCTTGGAGATGATGTCTTATACGCAATGCAGACCTAAAAATGGTGATTCATCATTTTATGTTCAGGAAAAACATACCAAAAAACAAATAGTATTACACTATACAGCAGGCTATTTAAAAGGGGATATAGCAGCTTTGTCTAAGCCTAATTACAGAGTCTCCGTACCTTTTATTATTGCTAGAAATGGTACAATACTTAATATGTGGTCTTCTGCATATTGGGCATATCATTTAGGTTCTAAAGCAGTAGGAGGAAATACTAAAGGAGGTAAAAGAACCATCGGAATCGAGATGTCTAATATTGGGTTTTTAAAAAGAATCGGTGATCAATTAGTAACCGTATACAATGATACTGATGTGTATTGTCATATAAGCGAAACTAAGTTTTATAGAAAGTTAGATATACCTTTTCGCGGAGAACAATACTTTGCCACATATACCGCCAAGCAGTACAAAAGTTTACTTGTATTACTTCGTTATTTAACTTCAGAATATGATATTCCTACTACGTTTTTGCCAGAGGATAAACGATATGATATAGTGGCAGAAGAAGAGTTGGTAAACTTTAAAGGGATTACATCTCATGTGAATTATCGATCTACTGGCAAATGGGATATAGGTCCAGCTTTTGATTGGAGCTTAATTATCAATGGGTTACATGATTCTTAA
- a CDS encoding sodium:solute symporter family protein, which translates to MKLSTLDYTIIIVILLTTLFIGLIVSKKAGKSTSEYFLSGRNMPWWLLGFSMVATTFSTDTPNFVTDIVRKDGVSSNWMWWAFLITGLLTVFIYAKLWRRSNVSTDIEFYQLRYGGTPAIFLRSFRALYLGLVFNVFAMAGVTLAAIKIGSIMLGLEPWETIVYAGVITVIFSALGGFKGVVYTDLLLFFIAIVGAIGAAYYLVNIPEVGGLQNLIKHPNVSDKLSLLPDFNDKEALITLLIIPLAVQWWSSWFPGAEPGGGGYIAQRMLAAKNENHAIGATFFFNIMHYALRPWPWILVALASLIVFPDIASIQEAFPNVAEDKLGHDLAYSAMLAKLPSGLLGLVFASLVAAYMSTISTHLNWGSSYIVNDFYKQQIKKEASEKELVMVGRISTVVLMVLSALFALYLKNAKQLFDIIIMFGAGTGLIFILRWFWWRINSWSEISAMIISGVVSLIFASPIGDSVFGDDAIMSSWAKLPTVVFITTIAWITITLLTKPESDSVLQNFYKKIQPGGPGWKHVITKAKRDNIDIADNIEGWSVPSGILALLLGCFLVYGVLFTTGHIIYGNLQESLIIGSGTVISGILLVIVWRKIGKDLIV; encoded by the coding sequence ATGAAATTAAGCACACTCGACTATACTATTATCATAGTTATATTACTTACTACATTATTTATCGGTCTGATCGTTTCAAAAAAAGCAGGTAAAAGTACATCAGAATATTTTTTGTCAGGTAGAAATATGCCTTGGTGGTTATTAGGGTTCTCTATGGTAGCAACTACCTTTTCTACTGATACTCCAAACTTCGTGACGGACATTGTAAGAAAAGATGGAGTTTCTTCTAATTGGATGTGGTGGGCATTTTTGATTACAGGACTCCTAACGGTTTTTATATATGCTAAATTATGGAGAAGATCTAATGTTAGCACAGATATTGAGTTTTATCAACTACGTTATGGAGGTACTCCTGCAATTTTTCTTAGATCGTTTAGAGCGCTTTATCTAGGTTTGGTTTTTAATGTTTTTGCAATGGCTGGTGTTACTCTTGCTGCAATCAAAATAGGTAGTATTATGCTCGGTTTAGAGCCTTGGGAAACTATAGTTTATGCGGGAGTGATTACTGTTATATTTAGTGCTCTTGGAGGTTTTAAAGGTGTTGTTTATACTGATTTATTATTATTCTTTATAGCTATTGTAGGAGCAATAGGAGCAGCATATTATTTAGTGAATATACCAGAGGTTGGAGGGCTTCAGAATTTAATAAAGCATCCTAATGTGTCTGATAAGTTGTCCTTATTGCCAGATTTTAATGATAAAGAAGCACTTATAACACTATTGATAATTCCTTTAGCAGTGCAATGGTGGAGTTCTTGGTTTCCAGGAGCAGAGCCTGGAGGTGGTGGTTATATAGCGCAACGTATGTTAGCTGCTAAAAATGAAAATCATGCAATCGGAGCGACATTCTTTTTTAATATTATGCATTATGCACTGCGACCTTGGCCATGGATTTTAGTAGCGTTAGCTTCGTTGATTGTATTTCCAGATATAGCTAGTATTCAAGAAGCTTTTCCAAATGTAGCAGAAGATAAATTAGGGCATGATTTAGCATATTCGGCTATGTTAGCAAAATTACCAAGTGGACTTTTAGGATTGGTATTTGCTTCTTTAGTTGCGGCTTATATGAGCACTATATCTACACATCTTAATTGGGGATCTTCTTATATCGTAAATGATTTTTATAAACAACAAATAAAGAAAGAAGCATCCGAGAAAGAACTGGTTATGGTCGGAAGAATATCAACGGTTGTACTTATGGTTTTAAGTGCATTGTTTGCATTGTATCTTAAGAATGCAAAACAACTTTTTGATATTATCATCATGTTTGGAGCGGGTACAGGACTTATCTTTATTCTTAGGTGGTTTTGGTGGCGAATTAATTCTTGGAGTGAGATATCAGCCATGATTATTTCAGGAGTAGTTTCATTAATATTCGCTTCTCCGATTGGAGATAGCGTATTTGGAGATGATGCAATTATGTCAAGTTGGGCAAAGCTTCCGACAGTTGTGTTTATAACAACAATTGCCTGGATAACTATAACTTTATTGACAAAACCAGAAAGTGATAGTGTTTTACAAAACTTTTATAAAAAAATACAACCAGGAGGACCTGGTTGGAAACATGTTATTACAAAGGCAAAACGAGATAATATTGATATTGCAGATAATATAGAAGGATGGAGTGTGCCGTCTGGTATACTAGCATTGTTATTAGGATGTTTCTTGGTATATGGAGTGCTTTTTACAACTGGGCATATAATTTATGGAAATTTACAAGAATCATTAATTATTGGATCAGGAACTGTAATCTCAGGTATTTTATTAGTAATAGTTTGGAGAAAAATAGGTAAAGATCTTATTGTTTAA
- a CDS encoding LysR family transcriptional regulator, translated as MNYTLHQLQIFLKIAEKESITKASEELHLTQPAVSIQLKNFQDQFPIPLTEVIGRKLYITDFGKEIAIAAQKIVDEVNQISYKTKAYQGHLSGVLKISVVSTGKYIIPYFLSDFMKQHEGVDLILDVTNKQQVVNSLEKNNVDFSLVSVLPKHLQIEKTKLMENQLYLVGNTSEKFTKKKYQKSIFSELPLIYRESGSGTRHTMETYIEKNDLPVRKKMELTSNEAVKQAVIAGLGYSIMPLIGIRNDLEAGRLQIIPVQGFPIKSIWNLIWLKNKKFSLVAEAFLKYVEEQKDEIIKDKFHFFN; from the coding sequence ATGAATTATACATTGCATCAGCTGCAAATTTTTTTAAAAATTGCGGAGAAAGAAAGTATTACTAAAGCTTCCGAAGAATTACATTTAACGCAACCCGCTGTATCAATTCAACTCAAAAACTTTCAAGATCAATTTCCCATTCCTCTTACTGAAGTTATCGGAAGAAAACTTTATATCACCGATTTTGGAAAAGAAATTGCAATTGCAGCTCAAAAAATAGTAGATGAAGTCAATCAAATTAGTTACAAAACAAAAGCGTATCAAGGCCATCTATCCGGTGTTTTGAAAATTTCTGTTGTATCGACCGGAAAATATATTATACCCTATTTTTTATCAGATTTCATGAAACAACATGAAGGTGTAGACCTCATCCTTGATGTAACCAATAAGCAACAGGTTGTTAATAGTTTAGAAAAAAATAATGTTGATTTTTCTCTTGTTTCTGTATTACCAAAACATCTACAAATTGAGAAAACAAAACTTATGGAGAATCAATTGTATCTAGTAGGTAACACCTCAGAAAAATTTACAAAGAAAAAATATCAAAAATCCATATTTTCCGAACTTCCTTTAATTTATAGAGAGTCTGGTTCTGGAACCAGACATACTATGGAAACCTATATAGAAAAAAATGATCTTCCTGTTAGAAAAAAAATGGAATTAACTTCTAACGAAGCAGTTAAACAAGCAGTAATTGCAGGGTTAGGATATTCAATAATGCCTCTTATTGGTATCAGAAACGATCTAGAAGCGGGACGTTTACAAATCATTCCTGTACAAGGTTTCCCTATAAAATCAATCTGGAATTTAATTTGGTTAAAAAACAAAAAGTTTTCTTTAGTCGCAGAAGCTTTTCTAAAATATGTTGAGGAACAAAAAGATGAAATAATTAAAGACAAGTTTCATTTTTTTAATTGA
- a CDS encoding sodium-dependent bicarbonate transport family permease yields the protein MDLHLLIDNLTNPALLFFFLGIIAARLKSDLEIPGNSSKFISLYLLLSIGFKGGQELSHSELTLEIIWSLIFGVVLALVVPIYTFFILRRKYSIENSGAIAASYGSVSAVTFVTALSFLEMEQISFGGHMVAVMAIMEAPSIMIGVLLMSIMNKNTKDAIPLGKVLKHALTNGSVLLIIGSLVVGFLASQEQAADIKPFTTDIFKGFLAVFLLDMGITSGKKISSFLKKGWFAVLFSIVIPLFNGILVALISTTFIESIGNRFLLAILAASASYIAVPAAMRLVAPKANPGLYVPMALAVTFPFNITIGLPLYLYLVQIFN from the coding sequence ATGGATTTACATTTATTAATTGATAATTTAACTAATCCTGCCTTATTATTTTTTTTCTTAGGAATTATAGCAGCACGACTAAAGAGTGATTTAGAAATTCCAGGAAACTCATCAAAATTTATTTCTTTATACTTATTACTATCTATTGGATTTAAAGGTGGTCAAGAACTTTCTCATAGTGAATTAACATTAGAGATCATATGGTCTCTTATTTTTGGGGTAGTATTGGCACTCGTTGTGCCGATATACACATTTTTTATTCTAAGGCGAAAGTATAGTATAGAAAATTCGGGGGCGATAGCTGCGTCCTACGGTTCAGTAAGTGCGGTAACTTTTGTAACCGCACTTTCTTTTTTAGAAATGGAGCAAATCTCTTTTGGAGGACATATGGTAGCCGTTATGGCTATTATGGAAGCGCCTTCTATTATGATAGGTGTTCTTTTAATGTCGATAATGAATAAAAATACTAAGGATGCTATTCCGTTAGGAAAAGTTTTAAAGCACGCATTAACCAATGGAAGTGTTTTACTCATTATTGGAAGTTTGGTCGTAGGGTTTTTGGCAAGTCAAGAGCAAGCTGCAGATATAAAACCATTTACAACAGATATTTTTAAAGGGTTTTTGGCAGTATTTCTATTAGATATGGGAATTACCAGTGGAAAAAAGATTTCTTCTTTCTTAAAGAAAGGTTGGTTTGCAGTACTCTTTTCTATAGTGATCCCATTGTTTAATGGTATTCTAGTAGCCTTAATTAGTACTACTTTTATCGAAAGTATTGGAAATAGGTTCTTATTGGCAATCTTAGCAGCTAGTGCTTCTTACATAGCAGTGCCTGCAGCTATGAGATTAGTTGCACCAAAAGCAAATCCAGGTCTTTATGTTCCAATGGCATTAGCAGTAACTTTTCCATTTAATATTACAATAGGGTTACCTTTATATCTGTATTTGGTACAAATATTTAACTAG
- a CDS encoding two-component system response regulator: MSRINHTILIDDNKTTNFLNKYLMLKSKRFKRIEEFINGNTVLERFEKDQSFEPDIIFLDIDMPNINGWELLERFEKLYSKKVKTKIFILSSSINKEYSQVFKPKYFAPEYLIKPLNLTIIEALYHKYYLKG; the protein is encoded by the coding sequence ATGTCTAGGATTAATCACACTATACTTATTGATGACAATAAAACAACTAATTTCCTCAACAAATATTTGATGTTAAAATCAAAACGTTTTAAACGTATAGAAGAATTTATAAACGGAAATACGGTACTTGAGCGATTCGAAAAAGATCAATCTTTTGAACCAGATATCATTTTTTTAGATATAGACATGCCCAATATTAATGGTTGGGAGTTACTCGAAAGATTTGAAAAACTTTATTCTAAAAAAGTAAAGACAAAAATATTTATTCTTTCTTCGTCAATTAATAAAGAATATTCTCAAGTTTTTAAACCTAAATATTTCGCTCCTGAATACTTAATAAAACCACTAAATCTTACTATAATAGAAGCACTGTATCATAAATATTATCTTAAAGGTTAA
- a CDS encoding tyrosinase family protein, whose product MSGKKKIKSQYEQVKEILNLLQGKTVPSYQGLHAFWLDPETFMKASLYGQRLIAPKGGNDSNQDPNECCGTKSSSSSSSISSKQPANNNTGCCGSKEKASDTASLQPAVTAVQQPPTLESIGDCWPSGGSSGGGNNPTEKRSDHSAIIIGLKGQYPFDDSIFPKLLWDADASASTDQIQTIANWIDADCPLTLEEEKNNQSEILRASTTNNHVALAKGELLHQVSTNKTNKDHRDNKGLTIRKEVSSLTPDELKTFREALNCMFQYTDYWQDERSFDYWARIHTDSCQHGWEQFTTWHRLYLYFFEQKLQDYDPNIALPYWSWTDYADQNKNTFNNKEYDLGILPEAYGCYLTQKGLDKLKDKKTSEGKSILNKKEVSALEKIVKKGTIYNSGLRFLKAAGIPYEIINVNNVAVWSDKIRTIYDTLKETNPLWFPNRWPGSMGPLSQYPTKDDINLLLSLDNFGDFGGGPSYDHHYGSLEKVHNGMHNFSGGTNPTYPDNSDEWKKIYQKLKLTPDPQSKENPIYGWMTDNRITAFDPLFWAHHSNVDRLWARWQELHTGTPQEMNAVLAPWSMTVQDTMSIQKLGYTYMKDSVFYDVSSKVGLIKFNSAPTKVSSNTLDTHRKAEIKIHRVQRGNLQNAHIRVFLNSPEATIDTPTNGNEHFVEEISTFHGSCYGGPGHCNLPLDKTRQFDYRQLHHHEPRNYKINATDAVQRLLNNGDKDITIQLVILGIDGKQIDNAVYIDGVSLNFMD is encoded by the coding sequence ATGTCTGGTAAAAAGAAAATAAAATCTCAATATGAACAGGTAAAAGAAATCCTTAATTTATTACAAGGAAAAACAGTTCCTAGTTATCAAGGGTTACATGCTTTTTGGTTAGATCCAGAAACTTTTATGAAGGCCTCCTTATATGGACAACGATTAATTGCGCCTAAAGGTGGTAATGACTCTAATCAAGATCCTAATGAATGTTGTGGAACTAAGAGTTCATCATCATCCTCATCAATCTCATCAAAACAACCTGCTAATAATAATACTGGATGCTGCGGATCAAAAGAAAAGGCCTCCGATACAGCTTCATTACAACCAGCCGTAACTGCTGTGCAACAGCCACCTACATTAGAATCAATAGGAGATTGCTGGCCATCGGGAGGTTCTAGCGGCGGTGGCAATAATCCCACTGAAAAACGAAGTGATCATTCTGCCATTATTATAGGACTTAAAGGTCAATATCCATTTGATGATAGTATTTTCCCAAAACTATTATGGGATGCAGATGCCTCTGCTTCAACGGATCAAATACAGACTATTGCTAACTGGATAGATGCTGATTGTCCCTTAACTCTAGAGGAAGAGAAAAATAATCAATCAGAAATACTACGAGCTTCTACTACCAATAATCATGTAGCACTTGCTAAGGGAGAATTACTGCATCAAGTATCTACAAATAAAACCAATAAAGATCATCGAGATAATAAAGGGTTAACGATCAGAAAAGAAGTAAGTTCACTAACTCCTGACGAGCTAAAAACGTTTAGAGAAGCGCTAAACTGTATGTTTCAATATACGGATTATTGGCAAGATGAAAGAAGTTTTGACTATTGGGCAAGGATTCATACAGATTCTTGTCAGCATGGATGGGAGCAATTTACCACTTGGCATCGACTATATTTATATTTTTTCGAGCAGAAACTACAAGATTATGACCCAAATATTGCTTTGCCATATTGGTCATGGACTGACTATGCAGATCAGAACAAAAACACCTTTAATAATAAGGAATACGATCTAGGAATACTCCCAGAAGCTTATGGGTGTTATCTAACTCAAAAAGGATTAGACAAACTTAAAGACAAAAAAACTTCTGAAGGTAAATCCATACTAAATAAAAAAGAAGTTTCGGCATTAGAAAAAATTGTAAAAAAAGGTACCATATACAATTCTGGCTTACGTTTCTTAAAAGCTGCAGGAATTCCTTACGAAATTATCAATGTAAATAATGTAGCTGTATGGTCAGACAAAATAAGAACCATTTACGACACTTTAAAAGAAACTAATCCATTATGGTTCCCGAATCGATGGCCAGGATCTATGGGACCTCTTTCTCAATACCCAACAAAAGATGACATCAATTTACTTCTTTCATTGGATAACTTTGGTGATTTTGGAGGAGGACCATCATACGATCATCATTATGGATCTTTGGAAAAAGTACATAATGGTATGCATAACTTCTCTGGTGGCACTAATCCTACTTACCCAGATAATAGTGATGAATGGAAAAAAATATACCAAAAGTTAAAGCTAACTCCTGATCCTCAAAGCAAGGAAAATCCAATATATGGATGGATGACAGACAATAGAATAACGGCTTTTGATCCGTTGTTTTGGGCACATCATTCTAATGTTGATCGATTATGGGCTAGATGGCAGGAATTACATACTGGAACTCCTCAAGAAATGAATGCGGTTCTAGCACCGTGGTCTATGACAGTTCAGGATACTATGAGTATTCAAAAACTAGGATATACCTATATGAAAGATTCTGTCTTTTATGATGTATCAAGTAAAGTAGGATTAATAAAATTTAATAGCGCACCGACTAAAGTTTCTTCAAATACATTAGATACGCATCGCAAAGCAGAAATTAAAATTCATAGAGTACAACGAGGAAATCTACAAAATGCTCATATCAGAGTATTCTTAAACTCACCTGAGGCTACTATCGACACTCCTACTAATGGGAATGAACACTTTGTAGAAGAAATTTCTACGTTTCACGGAAGCTGTTATGGAGGTCCAGGACATTGTAATTTACCTCTGGACAAAACAAGACAATTTGATTATAGACAACTACACCACCATGAACCCAGAAACTATAAAATTAATGCTACCGATGCTGTACAACGCCTCTTAAACAATGGCGATAAAGATATTACAATACAACTAGTGATCTTAGGTATTGATGGAAAACAGATTGATAATGCGGTATATATCGATGGTGTATCCTTAAACTTCATGGACTAA